In one Arachis duranensis cultivar V14167 chromosome 9, aradu.V14167.gnm2.J7QH, whole genome shotgun sequence genomic region, the following are encoded:
- the LOC107467131 gene encoding pre-mRNA-processing protein 40A isoform X1: MDWMQFGPSSYGQVQTNFSSASQFHPASQIQAPSSSSSQSITSDTVVLSNDEKPSTTSVTPSATSIQPSLANGGSTDWIEHTSSNGVRYYYNKKTKVSSWERPFELMTPIERVDATTNWKEYTSPNGIKYYYNKVTRESKWMIPEELKLARQQVEKAVANGTHTDALPNSHTQPSVTPPVIETAPTAAANSSLIGQGEPSSPVSVAPVVSASTSHPQSEMSSGPSASPHVAPITGMTVAEVELPVNTATISDAAAGSDRASVTNQNDGNNFLVKDTLGSADEVPAEDKEDGKNDSLVEKTNDVASETKADTVSETRADLASETQANVALETKADASSETKTREPLPLVYANKMEAKEAFKALIESVNVGSDWTWDRTMRLIVNDKRYGALKSLGEKKQAFNEYLSQRKKQEAEEKRMKHKKAREDFKKMLEESTELNPSTRWSKAVTIFENDERFKAVERDRDRRDMFDSFLEELINKERAKAQEERKRNITEYRKLLESCDFIKANTQWRKVQDRLEADERCSRLEKIDRLEIFQDYLRDLEKEEEEQKKLLKEELRKTERKNRDEFRKLMEEHVAAGILTAKTHWRDYHMKVKDLPAYLAVASNTSGSTAKDLFEDVAEELEKQYHDEKSRIKDAVKLAKITWSSTYTFEEFKSALSIDSPPISDFNLKLVFDELLERAKEKEEKEAKKRKRLADDFLHLLYSTKDITASSKWEDCITLIEDSQEFRSVGDDNRCKEIFEEYITQLKEQAKEGERKRKEERAKKEKDREEKERRKSKQRREKEGVREREKDKADSDSADLTEKGDSKNKRRQHQSPEHTSHELDKERSKKSHGHSSSDRKKSKRHSSGHESDEGRHKRHKRDHRGDPHREGGYVEAEDDDYGKDVDRW; encoded by the exons ATATTACTACAATAAGAAGACTAAAGTATCTAGCTGGGAGAGGCCTTTCGAATTGATGACCCCAATTGAG AGGGTGGATGCAACAACAAACTGGAAGGAGTATACTAGTCCTAATGGAATAAA GTATTACTACAACAAGGTCACTAGGGAATCAAAGTGGATGATTCCTGAGGAACTGAAG TTGGCCCGTCAGCAAGTTGAAAAGGCAGTTGCCAATGGAACACATACTGATGCTCTACCGAATTCTCATACTCAACCGTCTGTAACTCCTCCTGTGATTGAAACAGCACCAACTGCAGCAGCTAATTCATCTTTGATTGGTCAAGGGGAACCATCAAGTCCTGTTTCAGTTGCTCCTGTTGTTAGTGCATCTACAAGTCATCCACAATCTGAGATGAGTTCTGGACCATCTGCCTCTCCTCATGTGGCTCCCATAACTGGAATGACAGTGGCTGAAGTAGAGTTACCAGTAAATACTGCTACAATATCTGATGCTGCAGCAGGAAGTGATAGAGCTTCTGTTACCAATCA GAATGATGGCAACAACTTTCTGGTGAAGGATACACTGGGCTCTGCAGATGAAGTTCCAGCAGAAGATAAAGAA GATGGTAAAAATGATTCATTAGTAGAAAAAACAAATGATGTGGCTTCAGAAACAAAGGCAGATACGGTTTCAGAAACAAGGGCTGATTTGGCTTCAGAAACACAGGCAAATGTGGCTTTGGAAACAAAGGCAGATGCATCTTCAGAAACAAAAACACGTGAACCATTACCCTTAGTTTATGCAAATAAGATG GAGGCTAAAGAAGCATTCAAAGCACTGATAGAGTCTGTAAATGTTGGATCTGACTGGACATGGGATCGA ACTATGCGATTAATAGTTAATGACAAAAGGTACGGTGCATTAAAATCGCTTGGAGAAAAGAAGCAAGCTTTCAATGAG TACTTAAGTCAGAGGAAAAAACAGGAAGCGGAAGAAAAGCGCATGAAGCATAAAAAAGCACGAGaggattttaaaaagatgttaGAA GAGTCCACGGAGTTGAATCCATCCACTAGATGGAG CAAAGCCGTGACAATATTTGAAAATGATGAACGTTTCAAGGCTGTTGAGCGTGACAGAGATCGCAGGGATATGTTTGATAGTTTCTTGGAGGAACTTATAAACAAG GAACGAGCAAAGGCTCAAGAAGAACGGAAGAGGAATATAACAGAGTACAGGAAGCTTTTAGAATCTTGTGACTTTATAAAA GCTAACACACAGTGGCGAAAAGTTCAAGACCGCTTAGAGGCTGACGAAAGATGTTCGCGTCTTGAGAAAATTGACCGCTTGGAAATATTCCAG GACTATTTACGTGATTTagagaaggaagaggaagagcaGAAGAAGTTACTAAAG GAGGAATTGAGAAAGACAGAACGTAAAAACCGTGATGAATTCCGCAAATTGATGGAAGAGCATGTTGCTGCTGGCATTCTTACAGCAAAAACTCATTGGCGTGATTATCACATGAAG GTGAAAGATTTACCTGCATATCTGGCAGTGGCATCAAACACATCAGGTTCAACTGCAAAAGACTTATTTGAAGATGTTGCTGAAGAGCTAGAGAAACAA TATCATGATGAAAAGAGTCGAATTAAGGATGCAGTGAAGTTGGCTAAG ATAACATGGTCATCAACCTATACTTTTGAAGAGTTCAAATCAGCTTTATCTATTGACTCTCCTCCAATATCTGATTTTAACTTAAAG CTAGTGTTTGATGAGCTACTAGAGCGGGCTaaggagaaggaagaaaaggaGGCCAAAAAACGGAAACGTCTAGCAGATGATTTCCTTCATTTACTATATTCTACTAAG GACATTACTGCATCTTCAAAATGGGAAGATTGTATAACACTTATTGAAGATAGTCAAGAGTTCAG ATCTGTTGGAGATGATAACCGTTGCAAGGAAATATTTGAGGAGTACATTACACAACTGAAAGAACAGGCAAAAGAGGGTGAGAGGAAACGGAAAGAGGAGAGG GCAAAGAAGGAAAAGGATAGGGAGGAAAAAGAAAGACGAAAATCTAAGCAAAGAAGGGAAAAAGAAGGAGTTCGcgaaagagagaaagataaagcaGACAGTGACAGTGCCGACTTAACGGAGAAAGGCGATAGTAAAAACAAACGGAGGCAGCATCAAAGTCCTGAGCACACTTCTCATGAATTGGATAAAGAGAGGAGTAAGAAATCTCACGGGCATAGTAGCAGCGACAGGAAGAAATCGAAACGA CATTCATCTGGTCATGAATCAGATGAAGGCCGGCATAAAAGACACAAGCGCGACCACCGCGGTGATCCTCACAGAGAAGGCGGTTATGTGGAGGCGGAAGACGATGACTATGGTAAAGATGTTGATAGATGGTAA
- the LOC107467131 gene encoding pre-mRNA-processing protein 40A isoform X2, whose amino-acid sequence MSCCERVDATTNWKEYTSPNGIKYYYNKVTRESKWMIPEELKLARQQVEKAVANGTHTDALPNSHTQPSVTPPVIETAPTAAANSSLIGQGEPSSPVSVAPVVSASTSHPQSEMSSGPSASPHVAPITGMTVAEVELPVNTATISDAAAGSDRASVTNQNDGNNFLVKDTLGSADEVPAEDKEDGKNDSLVEKTNDVASETKADTVSETRADLASETQANVALETKADASSETKTREPLPLVYANKMEAKEAFKALIESVNVGSDWTWDRTMRLIVNDKRYGALKSLGEKKQAFNEYLSQRKKQEAEEKRMKHKKAREDFKKMLEESTELNPSTRWSKAVTIFENDERFKAVERDRDRRDMFDSFLEELINKERAKAQEERKRNITEYRKLLESCDFIKANTQWRKVQDRLEADERCSRLEKIDRLEIFQDYLRDLEKEEEEQKKLLKEELRKTERKNRDEFRKLMEEHVAAGILTAKTHWRDYHMKVKDLPAYLAVASNTSGSTAKDLFEDVAEELEKQYHDEKSRIKDAVKLAKITWSSTYTFEEFKSALSIDSPPISDFNLKLVFDELLERAKEKEEKEAKKRKRLADDFLHLLYSTKDITASSKWEDCITLIEDSQEFRSVGDDNRCKEIFEEYITQLKEQAKEGERKRKEERAKKEKDREEKERRKSKQRREKEGVREREKDKADSDSADLTEKGDSKNKRRQHQSPEHTSHELDKERSKKSHGHSSSDRKKSKRHSSGHESDEGRHKRHKRDHRGDPHREGGYVEAEDDDYGKDVDRW is encoded by the exons ATGTCTTGTTGTGAG AGGGTGGATGCAACAACAAACTGGAAGGAGTATACTAGTCCTAATGGAATAAA GTATTACTACAACAAGGTCACTAGGGAATCAAAGTGGATGATTCCTGAGGAACTGAAG TTGGCCCGTCAGCAAGTTGAAAAGGCAGTTGCCAATGGAACACATACTGATGCTCTACCGAATTCTCATACTCAACCGTCTGTAACTCCTCCTGTGATTGAAACAGCACCAACTGCAGCAGCTAATTCATCTTTGATTGGTCAAGGGGAACCATCAAGTCCTGTTTCAGTTGCTCCTGTTGTTAGTGCATCTACAAGTCATCCACAATCTGAGATGAGTTCTGGACCATCTGCCTCTCCTCATGTGGCTCCCATAACTGGAATGACAGTGGCTGAAGTAGAGTTACCAGTAAATACTGCTACAATATCTGATGCTGCAGCAGGAAGTGATAGAGCTTCTGTTACCAATCA GAATGATGGCAACAACTTTCTGGTGAAGGATACACTGGGCTCTGCAGATGAAGTTCCAGCAGAAGATAAAGAA GATGGTAAAAATGATTCATTAGTAGAAAAAACAAATGATGTGGCTTCAGAAACAAAGGCAGATACGGTTTCAGAAACAAGGGCTGATTTGGCTTCAGAAACACAGGCAAATGTGGCTTTGGAAACAAAGGCAGATGCATCTTCAGAAACAAAAACACGTGAACCATTACCCTTAGTTTATGCAAATAAGATG GAGGCTAAAGAAGCATTCAAAGCACTGATAGAGTCTGTAAATGTTGGATCTGACTGGACATGGGATCGA ACTATGCGATTAATAGTTAATGACAAAAGGTACGGTGCATTAAAATCGCTTGGAGAAAAGAAGCAAGCTTTCAATGAG TACTTAAGTCAGAGGAAAAAACAGGAAGCGGAAGAAAAGCGCATGAAGCATAAAAAAGCACGAGaggattttaaaaagatgttaGAA GAGTCCACGGAGTTGAATCCATCCACTAGATGGAG CAAAGCCGTGACAATATTTGAAAATGATGAACGTTTCAAGGCTGTTGAGCGTGACAGAGATCGCAGGGATATGTTTGATAGTTTCTTGGAGGAACTTATAAACAAG GAACGAGCAAAGGCTCAAGAAGAACGGAAGAGGAATATAACAGAGTACAGGAAGCTTTTAGAATCTTGTGACTTTATAAAA GCTAACACACAGTGGCGAAAAGTTCAAGACCGCTTAGAGGCTGACGAAAGATGTTCGCGTCTTGAGAAAATTGACCGCTTGGAAATATTCCAG GACTATTTACGTGATTTagagaaggaagaggaagagcaGAAGAAGTTACTAAAG GAGGAATTGAGAAAGACAGAACGTAAAAACCGTGATGAATTCCGCAAATTGATGGAAGAGCATGTTGCTGCTGGCATTCTTACAGCAAAAACTCATTGGCGTGATTATCACATGAAG GTGAAAGATTTACCTGCATATCTGGCAGTGGCATCAAACACATCAGGTTCAACTGCAAAAGACTTATTTGAAGATGTTGCTGAAGAGCTAGAGAAACAA TATCATGATGAAAAGAGTCGAATTAAGGATGCAGTGAAGTTGGCTAAG ATAACATGGTCATCAACCTATACTTTTGAAGAGTTCAAATCAGCTTTATCTATTGACTCTCCTCCAATATCTGATTTTAACTTAAAG CTAGTGTTTGATGAGCTACTAGAGCGGGCTaaggagaaggaagaaaaggaGGCCAAAAAACGGAAACGTCTAGCAGATGATTTCCTTCATTTACTATATTCTACTAAG GACATTACTGCATCTTCAAAATGGGAAGATTGTATAACACTTATTGAAGATAGTCAAGAGTTCAG ATCTGTTGGAGATGATAACCGTTGCAAGGAAATATTTGAGGAGTACATTACACAACTGAAAGAACAGGCAAAAGAGGGTGAGAGGAAACGGAAAGAGGAGAGG GCAAAGAAGGAAAAGGATAGGGAGGAAAAAGAAAGACGAAAATCTAAGCAAAGAAGGGAAAAAGAAGGAGTTCGcgaaagagagaaagataaagcaGACAGTGACAGTGCCGACTTAACGGAGAAAGGCGATAGTAAAAACAAACGGAGGCAGCATCAAAGTCCTGAGCACACTTCTCATGAATTGGATAAAGAGAGGAGTAAGAAATCTCACGGGCATAGTAGCAGCGACAGGAAGAAATCGAAACGA CATTCATCTGGTCATGAATCAGATGAAGGCCGGCATAAAAGACACAAGCGCGACCACCGCGGTGATCCTCACAGAGAAGGCGGTTATGTGGAGGCGGAAGACGATGACTATGGTAAAGATGTTGATAGATGGTAA